In Raphanus sativus cultivar WK10039 unplaced genomic scaffold, ASM80110v3 Scaffold5531, whole genome shotgun sequence, the genomic stretch AGAAAAGACCACCATCAGCTGTCGGTTCTCCAACGAAGGCTCGCTTTCGACCTTTCACCACAAACGGATGCTCCTCCACGCGTCCTCCAGATTTACCTATCCACAAGCATACTCAGTAACGGAAAAGGTAAATAACTTTTGAGAGAGGGAATGGGATTCAAACCTGTGAAAGGAGGCACAGTGTGAGTACACTTGTTGTCATGGTCCTTCACCTTGACCCTTGAGAGAATCATCCTCAAGACTCCATCTTTCATCTTGGCCTCCACGCCGGTG encodes the following:
- the LOC108815319 gene encoding uncharacterized protein LOC108815319, yielding MKDGVLRMILSRVKVKDHDNKCTHTVPPFTGKSGGRVEEHPFVVKGRKRAFVGEPTADGGLFFAVDVPGVGNGDVEVLANESEVKFTAEVKNVLEHDESGRLYLGSGRLPQLF